ctaagacccagagcagccaaataaataagtaaataaatatttttaaaaaaagagcctcacccatctcccctccccttcccagaaaAACTTCACGAAAGAGTTGTCAATACTTAATGCTACACTTTGGTCCCCGTAACTCCTCCAAAACAGCCCTCCAGGTCACCAGCATCCCCCTGGACATGTGTTGTCGATCCCTCAGCAGCTTTGGGGCCCGGTGACCACTCCCTCCTTGCTGAAATGCTTTCTTCTCTCAGCCTCTGTGACCCTCATGCCGTGGTGTCCCCACCTCCCTGGCTGTCCCTCCTCAGGTTCTTTCGCTGGTGTTTCCCTTTGCTTGGACCGGGCCTCCTTCTCCTCGACCTGGGATCCCAGCCGTTCCCTTGGATTTAAATACTGTCTGTAGCCTCGACTCTCAGACTGATGTCTCTGGACCTGGCTGGGGGATCCGGCTGCCTACTTGTCGCCTCCTCTTGCATGTTGCACAGGAGTCTTGAACTCAGCACGGCCAGGAGAGAACTCATGATTTTTCTGCTCAGACCTGTTTCTTCTCAAATCTACTCATCTCAGCTGGAGGCATTCCAGAGAACCCATTGCTCAAGCCAAAATCCATAGCGTCATTGCCGATTCCTCTCTCGTCTCCACTCCCCAGGTCCCGTCCATCACTGAGTCCTGCAGAGCGCCCGTCCCAGACACGTCCTCAGTCCCCCTCCTATCTCCACCCCCCATTTCTGCAATCATCTCCTTGctctcatttttctctcccatctGCCCAATTCATTCTTCAAACCGCAGGAGCTCCATCTTGCTGAAGTGTAAATCCAGTCATGACCTCCCCCTGCCTGAAACCCTTCCGCCGCTGTGAACTGCGTTCAGAAGCAGGCCCAGCGTTCCTTCACTTGGCTCCGGTGTTTCTCCCGGGCCCACCAACCACTCTCCCCGAGCCCACCTGAGGCAGCCACGCAGCTGACCAAGCTTGTTCTGCTCGAGGCCCTTTGCCCGTCGGTCCTCGTCATCCTCCAGGCCTCAGCTTAgccatcacctcctcagagacgCCTCCTGACCACCATCctaacccccctcccccatcactgtCCCTCCCCTCATCTGTTTTAATTCTCTGCTCTGAACTAACCACTACCTGAAAAAAATCTCTCCCACCACAATGCAAACTCAGGAGGGTGGGGACGCCCTCAGTGCCCTCCTCTGGAGGGGCCGACGGGGCAGGGCCTCTCCTCACTTGGGCCCCATTTCAGGGCAGGGCCATTGGGTGATGGTCGCTACAGGTCTGGAAGACCCCAAGTTTGGGGCAGGCAGGGATGGAGTGTCCATCTGCGGAAATTctccttttgtaaaatgaaagaacCTTTTCTACAAAGACGACTGAGATTCTTTTCTGTACTTTGACACctggcatagtgcctggcacacagtcggGGCTTCACagtggttttgtttctgtttgtttttttctcccccgTGGCTTGAGGGAGCTTAGTttgccggaccagggattgaacctgggtcacggcagtgaaagtgccgagccctaaccactggaccaccagggaattccccacggTCGTTGAACAGGATCTAGGCCTGGCACCTACCAGGCCCAGCCTGAGTGCCAGGGTCCCTTGGGTGGAGACACTGCAGCCAGCTGGCCCCTGGTGGGCGTatgaggaggggtggggggaagtggcCGTGTGGGCCGCCTTGTGGGTCCGGACACCTCACCTTGGGAATCACAGCTTGGATCCGCTTGATCATAGTCCTGCAGAGCCAGCagaaggggagggggatgggaatGGGGAACCGCCGCTCGGAGAGATCCTGGGGGAGAGAAGCGTGCTGGAGGCAAGCTGGACGGAAGGCTCCCCCGGGCTCCGCCTCGCCCGACTCGCCTCCACTTCCGtgtcccctcctcctgctcctgccgTAGGCCCTGCCTGGGGCTGCTGGTCCCCTTCCCAACGCTGGCCGTCCCAGGCCAGGTGTGATCCAGGGCCTCGGCCATGGCCCTCGCTCTCTGGATCTCCATCTCACCTGTGTCTGCGGCCCGGGCCTCGCCTGGAGGGCCCCAGGCAGCGCGGAGAGGACCAGCTTGTCCTGCAGGGGGCCTGAGGGCTCTGGCTCCTGCCCTGGCTCTGGCTGCCTGCGTTTGCACAGGCCCAAGTGCTCGCAGGTGGCCTTCGGGCTCTAGGGTACAACGCAGGGTGAGAAGgtgattggggtgggggaggggaccccACTCCCCCTCCGTCTGGCTCCAGGACTCAGGCACCAGGCCACTGCCTTTAGGCCGGGAATGGGGGAAGCAGGCTGGTTTGGAGCTGTGGTTTAGGACCCTGTCGGGGTGGAGAGGAGACCAAAAGCAGAGAGGGGGTCAAGCGGGGGTTTTGGGGCACGTGTCTGGGAGTGCGCGTGAACGAGCGTGAGCGCGGATGTTTGTGAGGATGAGTGAGTGTAGGTACGTGAGAGTGCGTTTGTCGTGCGAGCGTGTAGACGGCGTAGGTGTCGCGTGAGACTGTGTGCAGCGAGCGTGTGACCGAGTGTCTGTCTGTGCGaagggtgtgagggtgtgtgccGGCGCCTGAGAGCGTGCAGGCCCACCGTGTACAGCTGAGTGGGAGGCGCTGTCACCGGGGTACAGGCCGAGGGGCACTGAGTTTCCTGCACCCCgtgtgggcagggggtgggctgCCACGTGCGGGGGTAACTCAGGGACAGGGTGGGCGTGAAGGCCGTGCAGGAGGCAGGGTGGAGGCGAGGCGGGAGGGCCTCACCATCTGGCTCTGGAAGTGGTGGACGACCAGTGAGAAGTAGGTGTCCAGCATGTGGTGGCACTGGGACCCCAGCAGCTTCAGCGGGAAGATGTCGCACTCGTGCTCCAGGAATTTGCGTATCGTGCCCTGGGAGGCAGGCGGGAGAGGGGACCGTCAGCCTGGCCTCTCTGAGGTCTGCCCCGCCTGAGCCCCTGGACACGGGGCCATCGCCCACCTGACTGGCCACCTTCACCCAGGGCCCTGGAGTTGGGAGGGTGCTAAGGAGCCGCGTACTTGGGCACAGGCGTGGCTGCTCCCCTCAGGAAAGACCGTCTCTGGCTGTGCTACTGAGCTCACTTCCAGGGCCCTCTCCCGGCCAGGAGGCGCCTGGAGTCCCCCCGGGAAACCCAGGCATCACCCCCGAGCTGGAGATGGCTCCCTTAAGGGGCTAACCTCTTCCCTACCTCTTAATCCCCAAGCTTCAGTCCAGGGTCTGGGCCTCATTACCTGGGACACGACCTCCTTGGCCATCTCGGTGAGAATGTGGGTGATGTCCACACATTCCTGGCACAGGTCATCCTGAGGAGAGGGCCCCAAGTTGGGGCACATGAGTGGAGGCCATGCTCCCAGCTCAGGCGGCTGAGGCTGATAGGGTGCTCCAAGACACAGGCAACTGCCCGcgatcccatcccatcccatcccatcccatcccatcccatcccctaCAGGGGCTCCAATCCCTCAGGCCCATCCAGAGCCTAACCAGGACCCTCTATCCCAAGACCTTTGGTCTCAGTGCATCCTTGGGTGGTACTCACAGCTTCCACATGTCCCCAGACTTCCTGCAGGCAGTGCCCTAGGGCTCTGCACTGCAATGCTTGCTCCAGGCTTTGGCACCAGAACTCTGGACCCTGGGCACAGGCCAGGGGTGAGGTGGTCCCGACAGCGGCTGTTTGGGGCCAGAGCAACCTTGGGGTCCAAGCCACCCCTGGCACCCTGGCCTCACCCAGCCTCCAAACCCAATTTTACTGGGACGCATGACCGTTAAACATGCTGGAGTCGGACGGCTCTGGGTTCTACCTGCTATAGCGCCCGCCAGCTGTGCGACCTTGGACAAGCCCTGGAGTTTCTCTGAGTCAAAAATCCCTCATCTTTAACACGAGGACAAGGTACAGACTGAGGATAATGCCTGGGACAGAGCCAGGGCTCAGTAAGTGGTGGAGGAGGTCGCGATGTCCCCTCCACACCTGGCCCCGGGGTGCCGAGTGGGGtgaggagaggctggggaga
The sequence above is a segment of the Physeter macrocephalus isolate SW-GA chromosome 12, ASM283717v5, whole genome shotgun sequence genome. Coding sequences within it:
- the SFTPB gene encoding pulmonary surfactant-associated protein B — encoded protein: MAKSHLLPWLLLLSALCGPGTAAVGTTSPLACAQGPEFWCQSLEQALQCRALGHCLQEVWGHVEADDLCQECVDITHILTEMAKEVVSQGTIRKFLEHECDIFPLKLLGSQCHHMLDTYFSLVVHHFQSQMSPKATCEHLGLCKRRQPEPGQEPEPSGPLQDKLVLSALPGALQARPGPQTQDLSERRFPIPIPLPFCWLCRTMIKRIQAVIPKGTLATTVAQVCHVVPLVVGGFCQCLAEHYVGILLNTLLDRMLPQLVCGLILQCSSEDGAGPALTALGSLPGEWLPQDTECQLCVSVTTQAGKSSEQAMPQAMRQACLGSWLDRQKCEQFVERYEAQLQTLVSGGWDAHTACQALGVCMTPFSPLQCVHRPHF